The Dehalogenimonas sp. THU2 genome has a window encoding:
- the lexA gene encoding transcriptional repressor LexA: MARTARKTMTERQLAMLEFIRDYFKQRGIPPSIRDIVAGCKISSTSVADYNLKHLERAGYIRRHPEISRGIELLETEGRTRALVPLLGQISAGKPIPVPDIESWNPALSADNVEVPDDIVANRKDIYALKVRGNSMIDALIADGDTVILQAVQEVENGEMAAVWLKSDKETTLKKVFREGAKVRLQPANILMTPIIVDARHVVIQGRVIGVIRKLG, encoded by the coding sequence ATGGCTAGAACGGCAAGAAAAACGATGACCGAGCGCCAGCTGGCGATGCTGGAATTCATTCGTGATTATTTCAAGCAGCGGGGCATCCCGCCCAGCATCCGTGACATCGTGGCCGGCTGCAAGATCAGCTCCACCTCCGTGGCGGACTATAATCTGAAGCACCTGGAACGCGCCGGCTATATCCGCCGCCATCCGGAGATCTCCCGCGGCATCGAGCTCCTGGAAACCGAAGGCCGCACCCGGGCCCTGGTGCCGCTGCTGGGCCAGATCTCCGCCGGCAAGCCCATCCCGGTGCCGGACATCGAGTCTTGGAACCCGGCGCTGTCCGCGGACAACGTCGAGGTGCCGGATGATATCGTGGCCAACCGCAAGGACATCTACGCTCTCAAGGTCCGCGGCAACTCCATGATCGACGCCCTGATCGCCGATGGCGACACCGTCATCCTCCAGGCCGTGCAGGAAGTGGAGAACGGCGAGATGGCCGCGGTCTGGCTGAAGTCGGACAAGGAAACCACCCTCAAAAAGGTCTTTAGGGAAGGCGCCAAAGTCCGCCTGCAACCGGCCAACATCCTCATGACTCCCATTATTGTCGACGCCCGCCACGTAGTAATCCAGGGCCGCGTCATCGGCGTCATCCGCAAGCTGGGCTAA
- the gyrB gene encoding DNA topoisomerase (ATP-hydrolyzing) subunit B codes for MVEETLLNGASKGSSSYTAEDIQVLGGREAVRKRPGMYIGSTDYRGLHHLVYEVVYNSVDEAMAGYCDKINVIIHGDESISVEDNGRGIPVDIQKNTGVSALETVMTVLHAGAKFGGKTYQVSGGLHGVGASVVNALSEWLSVEVRRDAKLYRQSYKEGIPDAPIAIVGESCGTGTTTTFKFDPKIFGDSSYDYKTLAERIREIAYLNKGLEISIIDRRTDAEQTYYFEGGITGFVRHLNHNRVTIHKLPIAIYKKFDTSIVEVALQYNDGYTETNFAFANCINTQDGGTHLTGFRSAMTRVINDYAYKNKLVKDSDPNIMGDDAREGLVSIVSVKLPEPQFEGQTKGKLGNAEMKSLVESAVVDQLALYFEEHPDEARKIIDKVLMSARARDAARKARDLIIKKNSLDGGALPGKLAECSEKEPSLCELFLVEGDSAGGSAKQGRNRRFQAILPLRGKILNVEKAAPDKMLSHEEIRAIITALGAGIDDDFDHGRLRYHRVVLMTDADVDGSHIRTLLLTFFFRHMAKLIAAGGLYIAQPPLYRIKQGQNERWVYSDAEKDETLREFKGKNVDVQRYKGLGEMSAEQLWSTTMNPATRTLLVVEVEDAARADGTFNLLMGDEVPPRKAFIQAHAQQVKNLDI; via the coding sequence ATGGTTGAAGAAACACTCCTAAACGGCGCGTCCAAGGGCTCCTCCAGCTACACCGCCGAAGATATCCAGGTGCTCGGCGGCCGTGAGGCGGTTAGAAAGCGCCCCGGCATGTATATCGGCTCCACGGATTACCGCGGCCTCCACCACCTGGTGTACGAGGTCGTCTATAACTCCGTCGATGAGGCCATGGCCGGCTACTGCGACAAGATCAACGTCATCATCCACGGCGACGAGTCCATCTCGGTCGAGGACAACGGCCGCGGCATCCCGGTGGACATCCAGAAGAACACCGGCGTTTCGGCGCTGGAAACGGTGATGACGGTGCTGCACGCCGGCGCCAAGTTCGGCGGCAAAACCTACCAGGTCTCCGGCGGCCTTCACGGCGTCGGCGCCTCCGTGGTCAACGCCCTGTCGGAATGGCTCTCAGTGGAAGTCCGCCGGGACGCCAAGCTCTACCGCCAGTCCTATAAAGAAGGCATACCGGATGCGCCCATCGCCATCGTCGGTGAATCCTGCGGCACCGGAACGACCACCACCTTCAAGTTCGATCCCAAGATCTTCGGCGACTCGTCCTACGATTACAAGACACTGGCCGAGCGGATCCGGGAGATCGCCTATCTCAACAAGGGGCTGGAGATATCCATCATCGACCGCCGCACCGACGCGGAGCAGACCTATTACTTCGAGGGTGGCATCACCGGCTTCGTGCGGCACCTGAACCACAACCGCGTCACCATCCACAAGCTGCCCATCGCCATCTACAAGAAATTCGACACCTCCATCGTCGAGGTCGCTCTGCAATATAACGACGGTTACACGGAGACCAACTTCGCCTTCGCCAACTGCATCAATACCCAGGACGGCGGCACCCACCTGACCGGCTTCCGCTCCGCCATGACCCGCGTCATCAACGATTACGCCTACAAAAACAAGCTGGTCAAGGACTCCGACCCCAACATCATGGGCGACGATGCCCGCGAAGGTCTGGTCAGCATCGTCTCGGTCAAGCTGCCGGAGCCTCAGTTCGAGGGTCAGACCAAGGGCAAGCTGGGCAATGCCGAGATGAAAAGCCTGGTGGAAAGCGCCGTCGTCGATCAACTGGCGCTGTACTTCGAAGAGCACCCCGACGAGGCCAGGAAGATCATCGACAAGGTCCTGATGTCCGCCCGCGCCCGCGACGCGGCGCGCAAGGCCAGGGACCTCATCATCAAGAAGAACTCCCTCGACGGCGGCGCGCTGCCGGGCAAGCTGGCGGAGTGCTCCGAGAAAGAGCCTTCCCTGTGCGAGTTGTTCCTGGTCGAGGGTGATTCCGCCGGCGGCTCGGCCAAGCAGGGCCGCAACCGCCGCTTCCAGGCCATCCTGCCCCTGCGCGGTAAGATCCTGAACGTGGAGAAAGCCGCTCCGGACAAGATGCTGTCACACGAGGAAATCAGGGCCATCATCACCGCCCTCGGCGCCGGCATCGACGATGATTTCGATCACGGCAGGCTGCGTTATCACCGCGTGGTGCTGATGACCGATGCCGACGTGGACGGTTCCCATATCAGAACGTTGCTTTTAACCTTCTTCTTCCGCCACATGGCTAAGCTCATCGCAGCCGGCGGGCTCTATATCGCCCAGCCGCCGCTCTACCGCATCAAGCAGGGCCAAAACGAGCGCTGGGTCTATTCCGACGCCGAAAAAGATGAGACGCTCAGGGAATTCAAGGGCAAGAACGTGGACGTCCAGCGCTACAAAGGTCTCGGTGAAATGTCCGCCGAACAACTGTGGAGCACCACCATGAATCCCGCCACCCGCACCCTGCTGGTGGTGGAGGTGGAGGATGCCGCCCGCGCCGACGGCACCTTCAACCTGCTCATGGGCGACGAGGTTCCGCCGCGCAAGGCCTTTATCCAGGCTCACGCGCAGCAGGTTAAGAACCTCGATATATAA
- a CDS encoding aldolase, whose product MLVTQFKETGKALFTRSLVSSHSGNMSVRLGEGRMMITRRGSQLGALRDQDLITTGIEFDDDQTPLASVELPVHRAILKATGAGAVVHAHPPHAIALSMTETEIVSEQAELYELGKIPVLGWNQDVRPGCLGEVIAEGLKTQNIVLLYGHGTFAIGKDLEEAYKHTAGLEEACQVIWLVKTLRKAK is encoded by the coding sequence ATGCTCGTCACTCAATTCAAAGAAACCGGTAAAGCCCTCTTCACCCGCAGCCTGGTGTCCTCCCACAGCGGCAATATGTCCGTCCGGCTGGGGGAAGGCCGCATGATGATCACCCGCCGCGGCTCCCAACTGGGCGCCCTCCGGGATCAAGACCTCATCACCACCGGCATCGAATTTGACGACGACCAGACCCCCCTCGCCTCCGTGGAACTGCCGGTTCACCGCGCCATCCTGAAGGCCACCGGCGCCGGCGCCGTCGTCCACGCCCATCCCCCCCACGCTATCGCCCTGTCCATGACGGAAACGGAGATCGTCTCGGAGCAGGCGGAACTATATGAACTGGGCAAGATCCCTGTCCTCGGCTGGAACCAGGACGTCCGCCCCGGCTGCCTGGGGGAAGTCATCGCGGAAGGCCTGAAAACGCAGAACATCGTCCTGCTCTACGGCCACGGCACCTTCGCCATCGGCAAAGACCTGGAAGAAGCCTACAAACACACCGCCGGCCTGGAAGAAGCCTGCCAGGTCATCTGGCTGGTAAAAACCCTGCGCAAAGCCAAATAA
- a CDS encoding mechanosensitive ion channel family protein, giving the protein MDWGILFDDFTAWMGDHGLTILLITAGSLFFYNIVKVFVTRVVQRYIDFRKRSHHDKEEDVRRVKTLTGMVVGTLGAVITAMAVFMILSELSVNIGPLIASAGVAGVAIGFGAQSLIKDALNGLFIVLEDQFNNGDIVKMAGISGLVEDFNLRRTVLRDLDGIVHIVPNGQILTVSNYTREWARVNLNVPVAYSTDLDKAIAVINRVGLELSKANEFCPMIISAPQVLRVDKFADSGIEIKILGDVKPMKQWQVTGELRRRLKYAFDAEGIEIPFPHTKLFFDNAQMEKYAALARLADIAAVAKEQDAAPGPAPKHPAEDEKLPPQG; this is encoded by the coding sequence ATGGACTGGGGCATACTTTTTGACGACTTCACAGCATGGATGGGCGATCACGGCCTGACGATACTTCTCATCACCGCCGGCTCACTGTTCTTTTACAATATCGTCAAGGTTTTCGTCACCCGCGTCGTTCAGCGCTACATAGATTTCCGCAAGCGCTCCCACCATGACAAGGAAGAAGACGTCCGCCGCGTCAAGACACTCACCGGCATGGTGGTCGGCACCCTCGGCGCGGTGATAACAGCCATGGCCGTCTTCATGATATTGTCCGAGTTGAGCGTCAACATCGGGCCGCTGATCGCTTCCGCCGGCGTCGCGGGCGTCGCTATCGGCTTCGGCGCTCAGAGCCTGATCAAGGACGCCCTGAACGGCTTATTCATCGTGCTGGAAGACCAGTTCAATAACGGAGACATCGTCAAGATGGCCGGCATCTCCGGCCTGGTGGAAGACTTCAACCTGCGCCGCACCGTCCTGCGGGACTTGGACGGCATCGTGCATATCGTTCCCAACGGCCAGATTCTGACCGTTTCCAATTACACCCGCGAATGGGCCCGGGTCAACCTGAACGTGCCGGTAGCCTACTCCACGGACCTCGACAAGGCCATTGCCGTCATCAACCGGGTTGGCCTCGAACTGTCCAAAGCCAATGAGTTCTGCCCCATGATCATCAGCGCACCACAGGTTTTGCGGGTGGACAAGTTCGCCGATTCCGGCATCGAGATCAAGATACTGGGCGACGTCAAGCCGATGAAGCAGTGGCAGGTGACCGGCGAACTTCGCCGCCGCCTCAAGTACGCTTTCGATGCAGAAGGCATCGAGATCCCCTTCCCGCACACCAAGCTGTTCTTCGACAACGCCCAGATGGAAAAATATGCCGCTCTGGCCCGCCTGGCGGATATCGCCGCCGTCGCTAAGGAGCAAGACGCCGCCCCAGGACCCGCACCGAAGCATCCGGCCGAAGACGAGAAGCTGCCGCCGCAGGGGTAG
- a CDS encoding branched-chain amino acid transaminase: MPSYCYFKGEYIPLENAKIGVMTHALHYGTGLFEGIRGNWNAAHGQVYIFRLKEHMERMKNGCKVLRLDIPHTADELGRITVEVTKKSGFMEDTYIRPLAYKSSEALGVRLHNLESDFLVFAIPWGRYLDTDACRCSVSTWRRPDDNTFPPSVKATGLYINNALTKTEAIENGFDEGIMLAPDGHVAEGSGENLFLIENGKLVTPATYSSILNGITRDTVITLAKNELGLEVEERLVDRYELYTADECFLTGTAAHLTPVCEIDRRKLGNGGVGPITAKLKDLYFDAIKGNLPKYAHWCTPVF; encoded by the coding sequence ATGCCATCGTATTGCTACTTCAAGGGTGAATACATCCCGCTGGAGAACGCCAAGATCGGCGTTATGACCCATGCGCTGCACTATGGCACCGGCCTTTTTGAGGGTATCCGCGGCAACTGGAACGCGGCGCACGGGCAGGTTTATATCTTCCGCCTGAAAGAGCACATGGAGCGGATGAAGAACGGCTGCAAGGTGCTGCGGCTGGATATTCCCCACACCGCCGACGAACTGGGACGCATCACGGTGGAGGTCACGAAGAAGAGCGGCTTCATGGAGGACACCTATATCCGCCCGCTGGCCTATAAATCCAGTGAAGCGCTGGGCGTGCGGTTGCACAATCTTGAGTCCGACTTTTTGGTCTTTGCCATTCCCTGGGGCCGGTACCTGGACACCGACGCCTGCCGCTGTTCCGTTTCCACCTGGCGACGGCCCGACGACAACACCTTCCCCCCGAGCGTCAAAGCGACGGGACTGTATATCAATAACGCGCTGACCAAGACCGAGGCTATCGAGAACGGTTTCGACGAGGGCATCATGCTGGCGCCGGACGGGCACGTGGCCGAGGGTTCCGGGGAGAACCTATTTTTAATCGAGAACGGGAAGCTGGTGACGCCGGCGACCTATTCCAGCATTTTGAACGGTATCACCCGCGATACGGTCATCACGCTGGCCAAGAACGAACTGGGCCTGGAGGTCGAGGAACGGCTGGTGGATAGGTATGAGCTTTATACCGCCGACGAGTGTTTCCTGACGGGTACGGCGGCGCACCTGACGCCGGTGTGCGAGATAGACCGGCGGAAGCTGGGGAACGGCGGGGTGGGTCCGATCACGGCGAAGCTGAAGGACCTTTACTTTGATGCCATTAAGGGGAATTTGCCGAAGTACGCACATTGGTGCACGCCCGTTTTCTAG
- a CDS encoding bifunctional (p)ppGpp synthetase/guanosine-3',5'-bis(diphosphate) 3'-pyrophosphohydrolase, translated as MEVTALLDACARYLPPDKIELIEAAYRFAEEAHRGQVRKSGEPFIEHPLSVALVLAELQLDTTAIKAALLHDVPEDSTVTLADIEERFGKEVAKLVDGVTKLAKLSLAAPGETRFSGNTTYERQAENLRKMLVAMAEDLRVVFIKLADRLHNMRTLEAMSPDKQKDIARETLEIYAPLAHRLGIWEIKWQLEDLAFRFLEPQHYKSLARLIAGKRAQREEFIAKVIDILRAEFESAGIRPEITGRAKHIYSLHQKAEKYASHGRHFDEIYDLLAIRVLVNNVHECYTALGTVHNLWHPIPGSFDDYIANPKPNGYQSLHTAVLSLSGTPLEIQIRTYDMHRLAEYGVAAHWRYKEGERIVDRSEDRISWLRQLVDWHRDLSGAEEFLESVKTDIFNDQVFVFTPGGEIKDLPKGATPLDFAYRVHTELGHRCVGAKVNGKLVGLDYQLKNGEVVEIVTTKKDKGPSRDWLNANLGYVKTSHAITKIRQWFKKEERAENIDKGRELLEKEFRHVAIKIPELKSLAHQHGYENTDDFLAAIGYGGLSAHTVAMTQATLAEGPRPTAPETAFVPSITAPTKPDAAGVSVMGLGDILTKMAGCCQPLPGDDIVGFVTRSQGVTIHRADCHNVAREDEPERLIRVAWGHQDRLYPAKLQVQSWDRVGLVRDISTLIADEKVNITNMNVTESPDRVTTIVLNIETKGLSQLARLISKMEGVKGVTSVNRLGEDVSSPKGKH; from the coding sequence ATGGAAGTAACCGCACTACTCGACGCCTGCGCCCGCTACCTGCCTCCGGACAAGATCGAACTGATCGAGGCGGCTTACCGGTTTGCGGAAGAAGCCCACCGAGGTCAGGTCCGCAAGAGCGGTGAACCGTTCATCGAGCATCCTTTGTCCGTGGCCCTGGTGCTGGCCGAACTTCAGCTCGATACCACCGCAATCAAGGCGGCGCTCCTGCACGATGTCCCTGAAGACTCCACCGTCACCCTGGCCGACATCGAAGAGCGGTTCGGTAAGGAAGTGGCCAAACTGGTAGACGGAGTCACCAAGCTGGCCAAACTTTCCCTGGCGGCCCCCGGCGAAACCCGTTTTTCCGGCAATACCACCTATGAGCGCCAGGCGGAAAACCTGCGCAAGATGCTGGTGGCCATGGCCGAGGACCTCCGGGTGGTCTTCATCAAGCTGGCCGACCGCCTGCACAACATGCGCACCCTGGAGGCTATGTCGCCGGACAAGCAGAAGGATATCGCCCGGGAGACGCTGGAGATCTACGCCCCCCTGGCCCACCGCCTCGGTATCTGGGAGATCAAGTGGCAGCTGGAGGACCTGGCTTTCCGCTTCCTGGAGCCGCAGCATTATAAATCCCTAGCCCGTCTGATCGCCGGCAAGCGCGCCCAGCGCGAGGAGTTCATCGCCAAGGTCATCGACATCCTTCGCGCTGAGTTCGAGAGCGCCGGCATCCGCCCTGAGATCACCGGCCGAGCCAAGCATATCTATTCATTGCACCAGAAGGCGGAAAAATACGCCTCCCACGGCCGCCATTTCGACGAGATCTACGACCTGCTGGCCATCCGCGTCCTGGTCAACAACGTCCACGAGTGTTACACCGCCCTGGGGACCGTCCACAACCTGTGGCACCCCATCCCCGGCTCCTTCGACGATTATATCGCCAACCCCAAGCCCAACGGATATCAGTCATTACACACCGCCGTGCTGTCGCTCTCCGGCACGCCGCTGGAGATCCAGATCCGCACCTACGACATGCACCGGCTGGCGGAATACGGCGTTGCCGCCCACTGGCGTTACAAGGAAGGCGAACGCATCGTCGACCGGTCCGAGGACCGCATCTCCTGGCTGAGGCAGCTGGTGGACTGGCACCGGGACCTTTCCGGCGCCGAGGAATTCCTGGAATCGGTCAAGACCGACATCTTCAACGATCAGGTCTTCGTCTTCACCCCCGGCGGCGAGATCAAGGACCTGCCCAAGGGAGCCACGCCGCTGGACTTCGCCTACCGGGTGCACACGGAACTGGGGCATCGCTGCGTCGGCGCCAAGGTCAACGGCAAGCTGGTCGGCCTGGACTACCAGCTCAAAAACGGCGAGGTGGTGGAGATCGTCACCACCAAGAAGGACAAAGGGCCGTCCCGGGACTGGCTGAACGCCAACCTGGGCTACGTCAAGACCTCCCACGCCATCACCAAGATCCGCCAGTGGTTCAAGAAAGAGGAACGGGCGGAGAACATCGACAAGGGCCGCGAACTGCTGGAAAAAGAATTCCGGCATGTCGCCATCAAGATACCGGAACTCAAGTCACTGGCCCACCAGCACGGCTACGAGAACACCGACGATTTCCTGGCCGCCATCGGTTACGGCGGCTTGTCGGCGCACACCGTCGCCATGACCCAGGCCACGCTGGCCGAGGGTCCCCGCCCCACGGCGCCGGAAACCGCCTTCGTGCCTTCGATCACCGCCCCGACCAAACCCGACGCCGCCGGCGTATCGGTCATGGGCCTGGGCGACATCCTGACCAAGATGGCCGGCTGCTGCCAGCCGCTGCCGGGCGATGACATAGTAGGCTTTGTGACCCGCTCCCAGGGCGTGACCATCCACCGCGCGGACTGCCACAACGTCGCCCGGGAGGACGAACCGGAGCGCCTCATCCGCGTGGCCTGGGGCCACCAGGACCGGCTCTATCCCGCCAAGCTACAGGTGCAGTCCTGGGACCGGGTAGGCCTGGTGCGCGACATCTCCACCCTCATCGCCGACGAGAAGGTCAACATCACCAACATGAACGTCACGGAAAGCCCGGACCGGGTGACCACCATCGTGCTTAACATCGAGACCAAGGGTCTTTCCCAACTGGCGCGACTCATCTCCAAGATGGAGGGGGTCAAGGGAGTTACATCCGTCAACCGGCTGGGGGAAGATGTTAGTTCGCCGAAGGGGAAGCACTAG
- a CDS encoding glycerol-3-phosphate acyltransferase: MDFIALILGYLFGSIPTARIVARVSTGEAEALGGGNVGTLNTIRQVGLWPGLVVAFFDIAKGAAAVLAAKYLIGADDVFVLGAGVMAVAGHNWMVWLGFKGGKGMAAATGAIIAASFAYGHGGIPVYFITLILFVWALRRNLVLGNAVGLLALPAITWMATASWTATLMAGALVGVIVIKYIPDAIADYRRRGWGALGLDEIKPRKR; the protein is encoded by the coding sequence ATGGATTTTATTGCCCTGATATTGGGTTATCTATTCGGCAGTATTCCTACGGCGCGGATCGTGGCTCGGGTTTCTACCGGGGAGGCGGAGGCGCTGGGGGGTGGGAATGTCGGTACGCTGAATACCATCCGGCAGGTAGGGTTGTGGCCGGGTCTGGTGGTGGCCTTCTTCGACATCGCCAAGGGCGCGGCGGCGGTGCTTGCGGCCAAGTATCTTATCGGCGCGGATGACGTGTTCGTGCTGGGGGCCGGGGTCATGGCGGTGGCGGGGCATAACTGGATGGTGTGGCTGGGGTTCAAGGGGGGCAAGGGCATGGCGGCGGCCACGGGGGCCATCATCGCGGCGTCGTTCGCTTATGGCCACGGCGGGATTCCGGTCTATTTCATCACGCTCATTCTCTTTGTATGGGCGCTGCGGCGCAACCTGGTGCTGGGCAACGCGGTGGGGCTGCTGGCGCTGCCGGCCATCACCTGGATGGCCACGGCATCATGGACGGCGACCCTCATGGCGGGGGCGCTGGTGGGGGTTATCGTCATCAAGTACATCCCGGATGCCATCGCGGATTACCGGCGGCGGGGGTGGGGGGCGTTGGGGTTGGATGAAATAAAGCCGCGGAAGAGATAG
- a CDS encoding DpnI domain-containing protein, with product MRLTFERSLADKYTSLSQKARVLTENWVYGQVYCPNCGQTHLEQYESGRKVADFYCSSCREEYELKSKKTTIGYRIADGAYGAKIERLTCSTNPSLFVLNYDSTNLTVNDLMVVPKHFFTPEIIERRKALSASARRAGWVGSNILLKDVPESGRLYIVRNGVVTPKADVMAIWRRTLFLREENDMKSRGWLMDIMALVEKLGQEFTLGQLYTFEGNLERKHPDNRHIRDKIRQQLQVLRDRGYLEFVERGRYRLKQHD from the coding sequence ATGCGACTTACATTTGAACGTTCTTTGGCTGACAAATATACGAGCCTTTCGCAAAAGGCAAGAGTGTTAACTGAAAACTGGGTTTACGGTCAAGTATACTGCCCGAATTGCGGGCAAACTCACTTGGAACAATATGAAAGCGGCCGCAAAGTAGCTGATTTCTATTGTTCATCCTGCCGGGAGGAATACGAGTTAAAGAGTAAAAAAACTACTATCGGCTACAGAATTGCTGATGGTGCTTATGGAGCTAAAATTGAGAGACTGACATGTAGCACTAATCCCAGTCTCTTCGTCTTGAATTACGATTCCACAAACCTCACAGTTAATGATCTCATGGTCGTTCCCAAGCATTTCTTTACACCGGAGATTATCGAGAGAAGGAAAGCCCTTTCGGCCAGTGCTCGCCGGGCTGGTTGGGTTGGGTCCAACATCCTGCTGAAAGATGTTCCCGAGAGTGGTCGACTTTATATTGTCAGAAATGGTGTTGTCACGCCGAAGGCAGATGTCATGGCGATCTGGCGGCGAACCTTGTTTCTTCGCGAAGAGAACGATATGAAATCGCGTGGCTGGTTGATGGATATAATGGCACTTGTCGAGAAGTTAGGCCAGGAGTTTACACTCGGCCAGTTATATACTTTCGAAGGAAATCTTGAACGGAAACACCCTGATAATCGGCACATCAGAGACAAAATACGACAGCAATTACAAGTGCTGCGTGACCGCGGGTATCTTGAATTTGTTGAGCGTGGCCGTTACCGTTTGAAGCAACACGACTGA